Genomic segment of Candidatus Marsarchaeota archaeon:
CCAAGCCGGGCACGAGGAAGTACTCGAAGCTGAGCGTAGTGTCTTCGCTGCAGTTCAAGGTTTCGCAGATGATGAATGTCGGCAGGAACAACTTCTATCCAGTACCAAGGGTGGACTCAGCGCTAGTGCATCTTGGCGTGAAGAACGTGCATATAGAGCCGCGGGCTTCCGCCATGCTTGCATTGCTCATGGAGCACAAGAAGAAGCTGGTTAGGAATGCGGTTATAGATTCGTCCAAGGAGCTCTATCTAAGCAAGGAAGAGGCCGCGCGCATAGCCGGCATGATGCGCAGCTCCAATGCAAGGGTCTTCAAGATGGGGCCAGAGGAGCTGCTCGCAGCTGCAACCGAGCTTGCCGATATGGTTCATCGGTCGAACGAATAAGTAGGCTCCTGAATCTCATGCAGCACCATTGCGCCCCTGACTGCATCCATGAACTTTTTTTCGGCTGCGGCCGACCTGTTTTTGCCGAGAAGGTTCTTGTAGTGCATCGGCACGCTGTGCTTTGCACCTATTGCGTTGGCGGCGCTTATTGCCTCGTCTACGTCCATCGTGTACGTGCCGCCAATCGGAAGCAGCGCCACATCTATGTCATTAAGTTCCTTCATCTCATTTATGAAATCTGTGTCGCCGGCATGATATATGCGCATGCCGTTCGCGCTTACTACGTAGCCTACCCAGTTGTTTGACCTTGGATGGAACTGAAGCCTTTCCTGCCTTGTGTTGTAGGCAGGCACAGCTTCTACCTTTACGCCGGCTATCTCGGCGCTGAAGCCAGGTTTGGCTATGGTAATGCCGGGAAAATCCTTCGCATCTATGCAGCCCTGCGCTGCGACAATGCGCGTTCCGCTGCCTTGTAACTTAGCTATGTCGTCCTTGCTGCAGTGGTCAAAATGCGCGTGCGTTATCAGTATTATATCAGCCTTATTGCTGACATCTGACACCCTGAAAGGGTCAACGAACACCCTTGTGCTGCCATCATTAAGAATGAAGCTTGCGTGCCCTATCCATTCTACCGTTTCATCTACGTTCATGCCATCAGGCTATCATGTACGCCAGACTATTAAATATTATTGCACCCAACTATATACCGGTACGATGAAATACTCGCCTCTCGTCGGGTTCCTGTTAGCATTCATATTTGTCGCCTTCCTCGCGCCTGCACATTCGGCAACCAGAACAGCGATTTCTAGCACTCTCCCAGCTCCTGTTTTCGCTACTTCTTCAAGTTGCCTTATAGGCGCACCGGCCGGCTATTGTGACTTCGCAGCGTGCCCTAACGGGTACACATGCAGCAACCCGACCAACCAGCGAATAACAAAAACAAGCAGCGGTACATGCGTGCTTGGGGGCAGCGGTTACACTATAGGGTCGTGCGTGCCCTCTACCCCTGTGTCTTCCACCACAACCACGACCATCGCGACAACCACGACAACCGCAATCCCCCCATCTCCAATAACTTCCACTACATCAACATCAACCTCCTCGACTTCCACCACATCTACAGTCTCACTTCCGCCAGGCGTAATCGTAATCACTACTCACTCCTTCGCAGACACACCATACCCAGATGCGCAGGGCGGCAGCCTGGTCGCATCAGCTTCGCCGCAGCAGCCTAACTCGGTCACCTCGCAGTCCCTGAAATACACTAATGCCAGCGCCCAGTGGCTCATAACATGCCCTTCACAACCTAACCCATCAGACACCATGCTGTACTTCTCGTCTGAACCCGGTTCGTACATCGGCGGCGACATATGCCTTGCGCAACCTACCACTCTCAGCACCACAGCCTCACTCACTACAACAATCTCGTGGTCGACAACACAGGTAGCCAGCGCCTCTACCACATTCTCGATCGAGAACCCCGGCATCGCATCTGTGCAGAACCTAGGCTACGAAGGCGCCACTAACACAACTTCCAACTACTTCATCACGCAGCAATCAGGTCAGTCGGAAGTGTACGAACCATTTACGCCTGCTGCGCTCCAGCCCAATTGCGAAGTGTCGCTGGCTGCAGGTGTTGCAAGCGACATAGCCAGCGCATGCGGCTGGGATCAGCCAGTTAGTGGCACTCTGTACTTCATGGGTCACACATACAATGCCGAGCTCTATACAAACTCCTCCAATCCCTCATTCTACTGGGCCGTGTTCGAGACAGGCCTTGTATACTACGGAGGTAGGGTGCCTTCGACGTCAGTAGGCTCGTCTCCTACGCCAACCAGCACGTCGATCTCTAACGGCTACGATACCAACTCGTACATATTCAGCCAGGTGCCTTCAGGCAGCCAGGCCGGCATATGGACATGGAATTTCGAGTACGCCAACTTCAGCAAGATGGTGCCGTCACAGCTCACCCAGCCGACGCAAACGTTCCCAGGGCTTGTGTACGACGCGCCGGACGGCTGCTCCTACACTTACACGTTTTCAGAATCGGTCAACTTCCAAAGCATACAGAATGCCAACATACCTATACCTTCCAGCGCACCCACAATACAGCAGAACTACATGGAGATGAGCAGCAGCCTCTATTATCCGGTTACTGAAATAACGTCTGATTTTTCAGGCATCTCTGGCAACCTGAGGCTGCGGTGCCTCTACAACGGCTACTGCCTTACATCTTCCGACCTTGTCAACGTAAATTACATATCATCGAACGGCACGCTCAACTACGGCGGCAAAACGTATGACGGGCCATACGGCACTGGTCTGTACGTTTACCAAGGCATAGGCCAGCTTGCAGGGGATTACGTCGTGGTCACGAACCCCAGCTTCAATACTTACCGTGCATATGCGGTGCCTGACACAATCGCAAGCACTGAGAACGTGTCATTCCTCCCTTACTTTCTATATAGCCTCTCCATGCCTGCGTCTGCCAGCGACGCAAGCGCAAGAGTCGAACCCCTCAACCTATCGTTCGACATCTATAGCCCTCGCAACTATCTGCATGGCAGCTCTCTGGATCCGTTCCAGTTTTATACCGGCTCCGGGTTCTTTGCAACGGTCAACGGCTCCCTTGCCGAATTTCCATCCAACTCCCTCTCGTCGCAGTCGGGATCTGCGTTCTCCAGCCCTACAATAAACTTCATATCCGGCCTTCCTGCGTCGCAGGGCAGTTCAGGCATATCAAACCTGCTCTCACAGACCGTACAAGCGGGCTCGGGCTCATACGGCATAGGCGAGATATCAAACCCGATATACATAGCATCGTCGCCCAACGACTACATCTACCTTCTTAACTACACCAGCACGTCGCAGTTCGGGTTCGGACCATCAACCACTACAAACCTGTTCAAGCTAAGGTACATACCTTATGGTTACTACAACCTGACATACACGCAGCCGAATTTCGTTGTCGGCCAATATGCGCCCAGCTCTAACGCATGGACGAGCGAATGGCAGAGCTACTGGAATGCCGTGCTGCCAGAACAAGCGTCCAACCTTTACGTAACGAACGTCACGACGCTCACCGACACCACGAACAAGCTGTGCTTCTTCTCGCTCTGCATACCTGGCAGCATACAGCCAGGTGTGACGTTCGGTTCGCTCATACCGCTGGCGCTCACGTCGGACTATGCCGATGACGTGTTCTTGGTGGGCGCCAACCGCTACAATCTCGGCACCGAGTTCCAGCTTGCTGCAGTGTTCTCCAATGGCACTACTGCAACAAACAACGTGAAGCCTGGCGCAATAGGCGGCTTCCAGCCTGCGGGCATGATAGCAGCGGATCCGGGCGGCCAGTTCATATACCTGGCGAATTACAGCTATGGATTCATACCGATCTTCGCGGCCAACACGCTGTCAGACGTGTCAAGCATACCTCTGAACTACTCGAACTCAACCTACAGCGCGCAACTCAACATAACAAAGTACCTCGCCAATGGCGGCCCGTTCAACGATTCGCAGATAGCAAGCGCTTATGCCGGAATGCAGGCATCTAATGACATAATGCAGTACCACAGGCCTGTCGCGCTCTTCGCCAGTGGCGGGTTGCTCTACTTGGTCGACGACTGGGCCTTCATGGTCGACGGCCAGCAGTCAAGCGTGCTGATGCTGCGCGTCTTCCTTGACAATGGCACGGAAGTGCCAATACGCGGCACGCCCAATTATGACCTTTCGGTGCCTGCATCAACGCTCGACCTTTCGCAGGGCAACTCTGGCAGCATATACAGTTATCCGCCATACGGATGGCCGCTTGCTGCAAACATCAGCATAGGTAATGGCGGTTATGTGACATACTGCATGGCAGGATGCACGTTCACGCCTAGCAATCCGCCGCCAAACGACTTCAACGGCTACCTACCTATCGGCCCGATGATCAATGTGACCGGCGGAGTGGGCCCGATGAGCAGCATCCAGTCTGGTTCCCCTGGCAAATACCTGGCGTTCTCATCATCATTCAATGGCACGGTGTACATGCTGACCCATGACATTCCGCACAACATTGTGAGCAGCTATAGATGCACAGGCGGAGAATACGGCACATGCACAAAAGTCAGTACTGACAAAGGCAAGATAAACCCTAACCCTTACACGCTGCTTGTAGGCTTCACGCCAAACATAGAGAACTACACGAAGCTCTCGAATGGTGCAAATGCGCCGTTCCAGTGCTACATCAACACTACGGCATATACCTCGCCCTGCGTAACCAACTACAACATCTCGCAGCTCTGGCCGCCATTCTCCGAGATACCGAGCTCGTTCTCGTATGTTACAGGCGAGGGCGCCCCGCAGACGTTCTTCTCCGCAGGCAACCTTTACGAGTCGCTGTATCCGACTGGCGTTGCGTCCAACAACGCATCAGAATCGAGTTACGCGAACAACATAACGAGCAACACGTCAGTGCAGAACACCGCAAACGAGATTGAGACAAATGCCCTCGCCAGCCTGGCCGGCGCCCCGGTGCCGTTCTCGCCATTCGTGCAAACTTCCACCTACATGCGCAGCGTGATAGACGGCTACATGCTGCTGCCATACTACGTTTCCTATATACCAAGCGAGTCGTGGGACACTACATCTGCCTCTGGCAATTACACAGTCGATGGCGTTACCTATAACTGCACAACTGGCGGCGGCCCCAACGGCTCATCATCATCTCCAACGGCTGGATATACAGCGCTGCAGATACCTGTTGAGAGCAACCAAGCGAACAGCACCGTGGAGGGAGGCGCAACGTATGCGTATCTGCCTGCACTGACCCAGTATTACGATGCCAACGTATCTGACGCCAATCTCGCCATGCCCCCGCAGATATACTTCAGGATGTTCTCTGACAGGGTGTTCGGCGACATCTACGTGAACCAAAGTGTATCGCCGTCGCAGCAATACGCGCTCCAAGTGCCGCTTTTCATAAATGGAACCAGGAGCTACAACTATTCGCTTGTAACGTTTACGCAAGACGCCGGCGGCAAGGACTATGCGGGCTATGCGATTGAGGAAGCGGTGCCGTTCAGTTCGCAGTATATTCAGACTGGAACTGCGACGGCACCACAAAATGACGCCGGCCTGAAGCTCTTTGCCGGAGCTTCTAGCATAGGCTCATCCAACACATCAGCGATAAACTACGTCTCGCTCTTCCAGACATATGCAAGACTGTCGCACACCTCGGACATAGTGTTGGGCCTGCAAGGCGATCAGGGTGTGCTCGGCTACAACAGGCTGGTCTATACGTTCGTCGACAGGTTCAACAACACCATCTACATGCCGGTGGACGTAGACCTGACAAACCTGACCACCATATCGCTGAATATAAACACGCTAATAAACGCAACTAACGACAACGAAACCTTGGTGATGGTCAACGGCACCGCCGGCGACTACAGCGGCCTTTTCGGCACGAGCTACGCACCGCTGCCTAAGGGCTCTAGCATATACTTGTATTACGACACGAACCTGAACTTCTATCCGCCTGCAGGCCAGGAGTCATCGCTGACGCCGGGCACTCTGGCCTACGCCGAGTACCAGGACCTCTGTGCCTTCGATCCCGCAATGATATGCACGCTCGCGAATCCGGTCGACACCTCGCAGCAGCCCTATGCTGCAGAGTACGCCAGCCATGTGGACTTCGCGACGCAGTACAATTCCATAGTCGCATCTGGCGCTTCAGGTACGTGCTCGCTGCAGCCGAAGGGCCTCCTCAACATAAGCCGGAACTACAACTGCAACATCTATGGCGCAGCTACCGACAACGGGCCTGCAGTGTACGACCCCAACACCGGTAGCTACGCATACTGCGTGCCTGATTTCGCCAATGGCACAGGCATGCTGACTACGCAGATAGGCCTGATACGCGAGGCAAGTACAAACGGCACAGGCTTCTTCAAGGACAACTCGATAAACACATGTGGCACAGGCACATCAAAAGTAATAGCTAAGTATTTCGGGGCGCCGGCACCGCAGCCAATGACATATACGCAGCCTCCGATCGCGCAGTCTGCAAGCATACCTCCGGCCGACAGCGAGCCATTCACAGAGCTCGGCTACACGTATGCGCCGAACGAGTCTATAGCATCGTTCCAGACGGGGAACTACGCGCTGAGCTTCAGCGCCATAGGCGTTGCGGCTCTCCTGTCGGGCATGGCAGCGCTGGTCGCGCTCCTGCTGAAGTCTGCGCGTTCGAAGCGCCATGAATAGGTATTTATATGAGGGAAGCCGTTATAATTAATCGGATAGGGTTGGCGATTTTATGCTTGGCCCGATTGCAGTGATGCTGAGCTTCAACGTGATACTGCCTCTCGTGCCAGTGATAATAATAGCCATACTGATAATCGCGGCCGCGGGCCTGACGCGGGGCGTCGACATGTTCGCGCTCTTTGGACTGGGAGCGCTCATAGGCCTTGGCGGAAGGGGCGGTGGCGGCGTAGGCAAGGGCGGCGTAGGCAAGGGCATAAGCGGAGTCAAGTACAGGGGCGACGTCATTGCGAGGGGCAAGGCAACCAAGAAGGCAGGAGCTTTGTCTAAGTACGCAAAGAGCCTCCAGAAGAAAGCGAAGGGAGCCGTTAAGACCAAGATTAAAAACAAAATTAGCGACATGCGTGGAGCAGCCGCTGCCGGACGGAAGGCCCAGAGAAGTCTGTTGCAGCAGCACGGAATAAAATTGGCAGTGCCGCAGGCGAGTGCACCCTCCAAGACATCAGCCAGATGGACCACGCAATCCGGCAGATTCACATTTAATCCTAATTCGAAAAACCCGTCTTCGGTTTACATCCCGCTAGCTGCAACGGCGCTTGCCATAGGCGCAGCGGCGAAAAGGCACTCGCAAGTAAAGAAGGAGAAAGCGTCCATACTTAAGGGTGAGGACGAGCTGTTGCAGAAGGGCGGAGGTGGCGCAGATTATTTCCAGGCGAAAAAGCAGAAGACGCGTGAGGCCAAGTCAGCTTTCTATGAGCAGAAAAAGAAAGAGAGAGGAGAAGAGAAGGCACAGAACAGGGAGAAGAAAGCACAGGATGCTCAAGCATCCAAGCAGAAGATAAGGGAGCAGAAAGCCGATTTCAAGAAGATGTGGGGAAGCATGAATTCTGAGGAGCGCAAGAACTACGCCAAGGACGCCCGGAAAGCGTATTTCTGGGGCGGAGATCAGAAGTACATAAACTACAAGACCGGCAAGCCCGTAGAAGGCGTTTTCGAGAAAGGCGTCATAGCCAGCGGCGTGGCCCAGTGGGTCAGGGCAAGCAGGCAGAAAAGGGAGCCTACGAATCTTGCTGCGCCGTCAAGCGGCAACAAAAATGTAAGCGATAGCGAGCGTAAGGAGAAGGTCGATCAGCAGAAGCAGCAAGCAGAAGAGCAGAGTAGGAAAGAAGAGGAGAAAGCGCAGAAAGAAAAGGAAGAAAAGGCGCAGAAAGAGAAAGAGGAGCAGGAACGGAAAGAGAAGGAAGATAAAGGCTAGGCATTTGCGAAATTAATGGCATGTGGCCGCAAGCTTGCCAATAATAGCTGGTTGTCCGCGATTGCAGTCTATTTTCTAATCAGACAATCTTCTTCAGCACAGCGTCGGCCAGAGCCGCTCCCGCGGCCAGCTCCGGCATGACGAGCTTGTAGGTGCCCGCCCTGCTGAGCTTCGGCATGTTCTCCTGCGCCGCGAGCTTAGATATTATTCTTACGCCGCTGTTGGTCGCCTTTGCGGCTATGGAGATCAGCGTGTTCTCGAGATCCTTATCGCTGCACGCCACAACGTACTTTGCGTTCGCAATGCCCGCGGCATCAAGCATCTCTGTGGAGTCTGGATTGCCTGCTATTGCAAGCACGCCCTCGCGGTTGAGCCTCGCTGCTGACTTCTGGTCCCTGGTGATGACTACGCACCTTGCTTCCGAGCCTTTGAACCTATCGACAAGCGTCTGCGCGAACGCATTGTATGGGGCTATTATGGTGTGGCCCCTAAGCGCCCTTATCCTTTTCAGCACCCTTCGCTCGTGCATGCCCGATCCGCGCAGTGCATC
This window contains:
- a CDS encoding MBL fold metallo-hydrolase, whose product is MNVDETVEWIGHASFILNDGSTRVFVDPFRVSDVSNKADIILITHAHFDHCSKDDIAKLQGSGTRIVAAQGCIDAKDFPGITIAKPGFSAEIAGVKVEAVPAYNTRQERLQFHPRSNNWVGYVVSANGMRIYHAGDTDFINEMKELNDIDVALLPIGGTYTMDVDEAISAANAIGAKHSVPMHYKNLLGKNRSAAAEKKFMDAVRGAMVLHEIQEPTYSFDR
- a CDS encoding NAD-binding protein gives rise to the protein MDRRIAIIGYSAALFFAVAVALTVIGGVGFADALVWNTLGSLSIVFYTLPEQSAGNIFVLVANLLDVFVFALITVLLASVFYDALRGSGMHERRVLKRIRALRGHTIIAPYNAFAQTLVDRFKGSEARCVVITRDQKSAARLNREGVLAIAGNPDSTEMLDAAGIANAKYVVACSDKDLENTLISIAAKATNSGVRIISKLAAQENMPKLSRAGTYKLVMPELAAGAALADAVLKKIV